A section of the Cygnus olor isolate bCygOlo1 chromosome 14, bCygOlo1.pri.v2, whole genome shotgun sequence genome encodes:
- the TLX3 gene encoding T-cell leukemia homeobox protein 3 encodes MEPAAGAQPQPQPQHEPISFGIDQILSGAEPDAAPPPPPPPPRGPDGAAFLGGRGGAPYPALPAPFPAIAAPFEDSGSYGVNLSLAPGGVIRVPAHRPIPGAVPPPIPSAIPAVPGLGGLNFPWMESSRRFVKDRFTAAAALTPFTVTRRIGHPYQNRTPPKRKKPRTSFSRVQICELEKRFHRQKYLASAERAALAKSLKMTDAQVKTWFQNRRTKWRRQTAEEREAERQQASRLMLQLQHDAFQKSLNESIQPDPLCLHNSSLFALQNLQPWEEESAKIPPVTSLV; translated from the exons ATGGAGCCGGCGGCGGGCGCGCAGCCCCAGCCGCAGCCGCAGCACGAGCCCATCAGCTTCGGCATCGACCAGATCCTGAGCGGCGCCGAGCCGGACGCcgctcccccgccgccgccgccgcccccccggggccccgaCGGCGCGGCCTTCCTGGGCGGGCGCGGCGGAGCGCCCTACCCGGCGCTGCCCGCGCCCTTCCCCGCCATCGCGGCGCCCTTCGAGGACTCGGGGTCGTACGGCGTCAACCTGAGCCTGGCCCCGGGAGGCGTGATCCGGGTGCCGGCGCACAGGCCCAtccccggggccgtgccgccGCCCATCCCCAGCGCCATCCCCGCCGTGCCCGGCCTGGGCGGCCTCAACTTCCCGTGGATGGAGAGCAGCCGCCGCTTCGTCAAGGACCGCTTCACGG cggcggcggcgctgaCGCCGTTCACGGTGACGCGGCGGATCGGGCACCCCTACCAGAACCGGACCCCGCCGAAGCGCAAGAAGCCGCGCACGTCCTTCTCCCGGGTGCAGATCTGCGAGCTGGAGAAGCGCTTCCACCGCCAGAAGTACCTGGCGTCGGCCGAGCGCGCCGCCCTCGCCAAGTCCCTCAAGATGACGGACGCCCAGGTGAAGACCTGGTTCCAGAACCGGCGCACCAAGTGGCG GCGGCAGACGGCGGAGGAGCGGGAGGCCGAGCGGCAGCAGGCGAGCCGGctgatgctgcagctgcagcacgaCGCCTTCCAGAAGTCCCTGAACGAGTCGATCCAGCCCGACCCGCTGTGCCTGCACAACTCGTCGCTGTTCGCCCTGCAGAacctgcagccctgggaggaggagagcgCCAAGATTCCCCCGGTCACCTCCCTCGTCTGA